From the Hordeum vulgare subsp. vulgare chromosome 1H, MorexV3_pseudomolecules_assembly, whole genome shotgun sequence genome, the window tacactttttaaaacagaaacatcTTTTGAACTTACGTACATTTCTTGAAACGGAaaatattttttggaaaattaagaatatttttttaatttgcgGAACATTTTAAAATCATGAATAATTTTAGAATTGGcgaacaaaatttgaacaagttttcaatttttgtttttattaaatagaaaCATTTTTCGTAGAACAGGAACAATTTTTTATATAAATGTGAAAAGAAgaacatttttttttaaattgtgaACAGTTTATAAAAAAGgatcatttttttcaaaaatcgtGCAGTTTTTTTAATACGAGAATAATTTTTTAAacacgaacatttttcaaaagatGAACACATTTTGAAGCAGGAACTTTTTTGAAGCACGGACATTTAAATATAAACTGTGAATACGAGAACATTTTTCCAAATTCAAGACAAAAACTATAAAATGAGAAACAGAAtaataggaaaaggaaaaaaaggaacaaAAGTGAACAAAAAAGTTAAAAAGGAAACAAtaactttttttgaaaaaaagtttttttttgaaaatgtcgGATATTTTTCTAGAatcccgaacattttttgaaactatgaatgtttttgaaaaaggcaagtatttgaaatttagaacatttttgtaaaatgaagaacattttttgaatttcaagAAAAATTTTAAAGCATGAACTTAGGTTAAAAAATAATCATCGAAAAAAACCAGAAGCCgaaaaaccaaaaaagaaaaaaagcaaaaaagcaaaaaacGAAACAGAATAAAGGACAAAAATTGAAGCAGAAACCTAATATGCCTgcagagggagatgggccggcccagttggtCGTGCCGCTGTGGGTTTGCCCAACTATTTGACGCAAAGAGCGTCAAATAGGGTTTTCCCCGTATAGGACCTccaggcgctctctccttcacaaCAGGGCGAATAACTACAGCACTGGGCTAAAGCATATATGCTCCGCGCTCTTGTTGCTCCGGCCCACGTCTCCAAAACCCCTCGCAAAAGCAAAACCCACCTTTCGCTGTTTCGCATGCCCAAAACCAAAAAGGGTTACAGCGCTTCCCCGCCGCCGTTTCAACCTCGCTGCCCCATCCCAAATCAGTCTCTCCTCGGTCtctctcctccctgcgccgccacccCCACCGCCACGGCGCCTGCCGGTGAACCCCTCCGTTGGCGACCATCGCGCTCGCCACCGCCCTCCCCACTGCTCGGCTCCTCCTGCGCGGGCGCATGGCCTCCTCCGCCTCTGTTGCGGCCCTCGTCTCCCTCCCCTTTCCCACTTGCCCCTCCTCCGACGACTCCGACGACGCCAAGCCCCTTCCGCCTCCACCCACGTCGGGACAAACCTTCCCTCCGCCGCAGCAGCATCAGCAGAGGCCGCAGTGGTGGCAGCTGGAGCGCGACTGCAACGTGGCCATGAAGGCCCTGGCGCGTGCCGGCGAAGTCGACCAGGTGCTCGCCCTCTTCACCGAGCTCAGGGCTTCCAGAGCCGGCTCTGATGGTGCCTCGCCGCCCAATGTGCTCTGCTACAACACTCTCGTCAACGCGCTTGCAGAAGCTGGCCGCGTGGAGGAGGCCCACCACGCATTTGACGAAATGCTTGCAGCAGGTGTGGCGCCCAATGCATCGTCCCTCAACATCCTTGTCAAGCTGCATTCGTGGAGATCTGCGCGGTTTGACCTCGCGTACAAGGTGATCATCCGGTTGCAAGAGCTCGGGGTGGAAGCTGACGTGGGCACCTACTCCACGCTTGTCACGGGGCTATGCCGTGTGGGGAGGGTGGAAGAGGCATGGGGCGTGCTCGAGTGGATGCTGGAAGTAGGGTGCCGTCCCATGGTACAAACTTACACGCCCATTGTACATGGATATTGCCATGAAGGTCGTGTCGACGAGGCCAAGGAGCTGATGTCCACGATGGTAAATGCTGGTTGTCCTCCCAATGTAGTCACCTACAATGTTCTGATCAGGGCTTTGTGTGATGCTGCCAGATTTGATGAAGTCAGGCAAGTTTTAACGGATAGTAGAACCAAGGATTGGAAACCCACTACTGTCACCTATAATACGTTTATGAATGGTCTCTGTAAGAAAGGTATGGCTAAGGAGGCACTTGAGCAGTTGGATGTTATGCTAGGCGAAGGGCTGGATCCCACAGATTttactttcagcattcttctgaatTGCCTTTGCCATGACTCGAGGATTCCCGATGCCATATGCTTGCTGGAGAGGAGCACATCGTTGAAATGCTATGCTGGTGTTGTTGCGTACAACACTGTGATGAGCAGGTTATGTGAAATGGGACATTGGATGGGTGTTCTAAAGTTGTTGACAGACATGATCAAGAGAGGTGTCATGCCAAGCACGAGGACGTTCAACATTGTCATTCGTAGTCTTTGCTTTGGCCGAAAGTTCTCCATAGCCAAGAGCCTCGCAAGTAACCAAGGTTTTGCTGCAAATGTTGTGACATACAATACgctcatttattttgttttttactACCATCGAAAGCTCAGTGAGGTGAAGCACCTAATatttgacatgctagcagagaggATTGCTCCAGATGAAGTTACCTACACTATAATTGTTGATGGATTTTGCAGAGATGGATTTTTTGATACAGCCACTGGTTACTTTCTAGAATCACTTAAGATTGGACTGTCAAGGGATCTTTTTGCTGTCCTTACAAACAGGCTTGCTCACAATGGCAAAATCTGGGAGACTATTCACATATTCAAGGGAAtggaagaaaaaggttttctcccTGATAATTCTATATTTGACCTCACAATCAGAACATTCTGTAGGGCTGGTTATTGTAATGAAAGAGAGATGTTTAAGCTTAACTTTATTTTGGATACAATGTGGGAAAGCAGTGAAGTCAACCCTTTTGTATATAGGAAAGAGGGCAATAATTGAAGGTAGCGTACTCTTTCTTTCTATTCTTCTGGTGATTTGAATTTAAATGGATTAATATTGTCCCCACTGCTGAATTCTTGCACATGAGTAATAGCAGTATATTCTATGCTGAATTGCAATTCTAACCATTGCAATTAACATTTAAGATTACAGAATCTGAATCTATAGTATTTCATGCCAAATTGTTGTACTATGTAATATCAGCGGTTCCCGATGATCTTTGTTCCAAACAATCATCACTAGATTTTCCTCTAACCatattttatttatgtgttctccaagagggagttctgggaaggcctggaggacATGGTTGGGAGTGTATTGACTGGCGagaagctcttcataggaggagaccttAATGGCCACGTGGGCACATCTAACATAGGTTTtgaaggggtgcatgggggcttaAGCTTTGCTCTAGCCTACGACATGATCGTAGCCAACATCCTCTTTAAGAAGAGAGAATCACATCTAGTGACTTTTAGTAGTGGTCAATACTCTAGTTAGATAGATTTCATCCTCTCGAGAAGAGAATATAGGCGCACGTGCCTAGATTGTAAGGtgatacctggagagagtgttatccctcaacataagcttgtggttgttGATTTCCGCTTTCGGATTCGTGCCCGATGGGACAAGCGTGtcaaagtcgctagaacgaagtggtggaagctcacgGCAGAGGTAGCTCGGGCGTTCaaggagagggtcattaaggacTTCCCTTGGTAGGAAGGAGGTGATGCAGACAATAtgtggatgaagatggcgactGGCATTTGCAAGGTGGCCTCAGAGGagtttggagtatctaggtgttcGCACACAAACACGTCACTGTATACCCTCAACCCTGCGGGTGATGCATCGCAGCTCACGTCGAAGGAGACCCATCCGAAAGCGCGGTATGCAAGCAATCCGGCGGGTGCTTTTGAGGACCCGAAACCCCACACGCCCGGGAGGGACCCCGTCAGGGCGCGCGTCGGCTATGGGCTGCCTAGGTCGGCCTGACAGCCCCTTGGGCCTCGTGGATCGCTGCCCTCCAAACGAAGAATGAACGAAgaacgagaaagaagaagaacaagggagAGAGATAAAGATAAACGTAAAAAGTGGTAGATTAATTTGTTCTATTGTGTGTTGTTCAACCGGCCATCACCTCTCATCTATTTATGAGGCGCTGGACTTCCCGTACAAGAAAAGGACTCCAAATCCTGTCCAAATCTTTCCAAAATTAACCAAACTCGGATTTAGGTAAGTCCAAGACAGCAGTTCGGTTTTTGTGTCTCACAGACCGCAAATGGCCCCGAAAGAAGATGAGCCCAAAAGCAAATTTAACCGTTTCGACGAGACAAACAACTTTCGTGTTGAACATTTTTTGATTCGAGGCTGTCTTGTGGGCCGAAACGGTCGTGCAAAACAAGCAATCAGGGAGCTAACTATGAGACACGCGTCTGATTGGACGCCCCACTTTTTGGCTTGTGGTAGGGCCGCACTCCGATGGCTAACTTTTGCATACAATCTCGGATTGGGATGATTTTTATATCAAAATCGACCGTTTCGACGAGACGAGGACAATCCGTGTAGAACATTTTCTCATATGAGGTCATCTTGTGGGCTTAATCGGCCGAACAGTACTCTGACTATGAAATCTTAGTACTTTGAGCACAGTTTCAGCCTTCGAGATGAGATCGAACGACGATGGCCCAAACTTTAAAGATCTTCATGTCAACACTATGGAACTTCCTCATGTTGAGTACGTTTCCATCTGAGGTCATCTTAATTAAGTTTTTGACCATGCCAAAATCTGGTGTCAACACCAGGGGAAGTGGAAGCGAAGCTAAAGATActtggtggtggaacgatgatgtCCAGAAGGCTAttgaggagaagaaagattgtttcaGATGCCTATACCTGGATAGGAGTGCAGACAACATAGAGAAGTACAAGATGGCAAATAAGGCCACAAAGCGAGTTGCGAGTGAAGCAAGGTGTCgtgcgtatgaggacctctaccagcggttagacacgaaggaaggggaaagcgacatctataagatggccaagatccgaGAGAGGAAGACAAGGGATGTTGAccaagtcaaatgcatcaaggacggagtAGACTAACTCTTGGTGAAGGACGAGGAGATTAAGCAGATGGCGAGAGTACCTTGACAAGCTGTTCAATGGGGAAAATGAGAGCTCTAACATTGAActggacgactcctttgatgatactagtAGGCGTTTTGTCCGGCGAATCCAGGAGTCTGAGGTCAAGAAGGCTTTAAAAAGAATGAAGGGAGGCAAGGCGATGGGCCCTtattgtatccccattgaggtgtggagaggccttggggatatagcgatagtatggctagccaagcttttcaacctcattttttggGCAAACAAGATTCCAAAAGAATGATGACGAAGTATATTAGTGTCagtcttcaagaacaagggggatgttcagagttgtactaattaccatgGAATTAAGTtgatgagccatacaatgaagccataggagagagtcattgagcaccgcttaagaagaatgacaagcgtaaccaaaaatcagtttggttttcatgcctgggaggtggaccatggaagccattttcttgatatgacaacttatggagagatatagggagcaaaagaaggacatgcatatggtgttcattaacttggagaaggcctatgataagatatcgtggaatgtcatgtggtgggccttggagaaacacaaggtCCTAGCAAAgtgcattaccctcatcaaggacatgtacgataatgttgtgactagtgttcgaacaagtgatggcgacactgatGACTTCCCGATCAAAATAGGACTGTGCAGCGGgttagctttgagcccttatcttttttgctttggtgatgaatgaggtcacaagggatatacaaggtgatatcccatggtgtatgttttttgcggatgatgtggtgctagtcgatgatagtcagACGAGGGTTAATAGGAAATTAGAGCTATGGAGACAAACCTTGGAATTGGAAGGTTTTAGACataactaaggccctgtttggaaccacccagattatataatccagtttttataatctattctgtctccaaacaggacaggttgtggtgtagattataaaaactagatggatagattattaaaaactcataatctattctataccagctaaaatcagattatggattgctaatgacccattacccttgtaaagttggagataattacattcctaccaccgccaccctcctttaaaaaaaacagagggcagacaggtcattatgcaatgtaaaacctggattacagtttatataatctggcctccaaacatggtcacctagattatttttataaaccagattatataatctatcttcataatccagattatcataatctattatggttccaaacagggcttaaaaccgagtacatgaggtgcgTTTTCAGTACTACTATGCCCGAGGAGGAggttagccttgatgggcaggtggtgcctcagaaggacacctttcGATATTTAGGGTCAATGCTGCAGAAGGATgaggatatcgatgaagacgtgtaCCATTGAATCAAgccggatggatgaagtggcgccaagcttctggcattctcTATGACaatagagtgccacaaaagctaagagGCAAGTTCTATAGGATGGCGGTTCGACCCGCAATGTTTTATTGCGGtgagtgttggccgactaaaaggtGACATGTTCAACACTTAGGTGTGGCGGATGTGTGGTCACACAAGGAAGGAGAGTctggaatgatgatatacgagatagagttggggtagcaccgattgaagagaagcttgtccaacatcgtctaagatagtttgggcatattcagcgcaGCCCCAGAAACTCCAGTGCATAACGGATGGCTAAAGCGTGCCGATAATCTCAAAAAAGGTCGGGatagaccgaacttgaca encodes:
- the LOC123426842 gene encoding pentatricopeptide repeat-containing protein At1g09900-like — encoded protein: MASSASVAALVSLPFPTCPSSDDSDDAKPLPPPPTSGQTFPPPQQHQQRPQWWQLERDCNVAMKALARAGEVDQVLALFTELRASRAGSDGASPPNVLCYNTLVNALAEAGRVEEAHHAFDEMLAAGVAPNASSLNILVKLHSWRSARFDLAYKVIIRLQELGVEADVGTYSTLVTGLCRVGRVEEAWGVLEWMLEVGCRPMVQTYTPIVHGYCHEGRVDEAKELMSTMVNAGCPPNVVTYNVLIRALCDAARFDEVRQVLTDSRTKDWKPTTVTYNTFMNGLCKKGMAKEALEQLDVMLGEGLDPTDFTFSILLNCLCHDSRIPDAICLLERSTSLKCYAGVVAYNTVMSRLCEMGHWMGVLKLLTDMIKRGVMPSTRTFNIVIRSLCFGRKFSIAKSLASNQGFAANVVTYNTLIYFVFYYHRKLSEVKHLIFDMLAERIAPDEVTYTIIVDGFCRDGFFDTATGYFLESLKIGLSRDLFAVLTNRLAHNGKIWETIHIFKGMEEKGFLPDNSIFDLTIRTFCRAGYCNEREMFKLNFILDTMWESSEVNPFVYRKEGNN